The segment TGAATTGCAAACAATCCTGAAAAGTTATGTTTCCAGTTCAAAACGAGTTGTCGATCGCTCGCTGACAATTCTGGCTCGCTTTCAACAAACAATTCCAAGGGTGATTTCGTGCCAATCTGCCCATGACTCAGAAAGATATCGACAACCGTTTCTCGGTGTTTGCTATCTCGTGCTTGAGATTGCTCTAAGCGATCGGCGACGAACTTTTCAAATGCAGTCGCTAACTCTCCTTCTGCGTCGTAAACAAAATCGGTCAGCGCTTGTTTGAGTTCTTTCGATCGCGCCAAAATTGCATCCACCATAAATTACCTCGATCGTCTTTGAACAGATTATCGTCTCGCTTGTAAATCCCGAAGCATCTTGCGATAGATCTTAAGCAAACAAATCGAGCGGCAAATGTCCGAATGTTTCGTTCACTCCGTCATCATAAGCAGACTGGCAAGAAATTAAAACGCCACGATGTTTGCCTACATAGGGTTCAATGTGCGATCGCCGTAAATTTGGATTGAACTTGATATAAACCTCACCTGCAATCTCTTGGATCTCTGGCATGTCGTAGCCGATTGCATTCACATACTGTGAAAGGGCTTGGAGTCCCTCTTGCGTGTTTCCTGCACAGACTCCAAAAATCTGATAGTCCGAAAGTTCTACAACTTGTGAAACCGCTTCTCGTAAGACAGAGTAATCGGTTGTTACAGTCTTCGGATCATTACAAATAAATTGCCGCAAAATAGTCTCAGCTTCCGATCGCGTCATAATTTTTATTTTAGTTCTACTCTCTTAGAATACCGTCTCTACGATTCAGCTAAATGCAGTTCGACTGATTCAGAATCGACTATCCCGCAACCAGAAATCGTACAGTTTTCAGGTTGAATTTTCGTGTCGTGCGATCGCGTTAAACTGAAATCATTCTGACGGGAAGTGCGATCGCAAAATGGATGTTACCTTATTGATCAAATCACTAGAATCGGGGCAGTATGAAGCCTCTGTACTTGAATTGCCTGCTTATCGAGTCGAAGCCGCATCGCGAGAATTAGCGATCGAAGCACTAAAAACGGCATTGCTTGATCACGTTAAGGATGCAGAAGCATTTACCTGGCAGCTTCCGATTTATAATTCTGACGAAAATCCAGCTTGGCTAAACTTTGCAGGCATCTTTAAGGACAATGCCGACTTTGCTGAGATTGTAGAAGAAATTCAGGCGGCGAGAGAGAGTTGGGGGGATGA is part of the Leptolyngbya boryana PCC 6306 genome and harbors:
- a CDS encoding DUF1824 family protein, which gives rise to MTRSEAETILRQFICNDPKTVTTDYSVLREAVSQVVELSDYQIFGVCAGNTQEGLQALSQYVNAIGYDMPEIQEIAGEVYIKFNPNLRRSHIEPYVGKHRGVLISCQSAYDDGVNETFGHLPLDLFA